A window of the Spirochaetota bacterium genome harbors these coding sequences:
- a CDS encoding glycosyltransferase yields MKVAMFSDCYIPIINGVVTAIAQLKDGLEKRGHEVHVVTVRYHGHKGKEPNVLRLPTLPFSLGKQSYGLGLDLFGMATRRMRSVGVELIHSHTEFLLDESARSAARKLGIPIIHTFHTMWHDYVHYIPGGFLNYERIKRMYKVRLAPCAAIIAPSIKAKKYVLDIVPDMPIEVIPNGIDTSKFRSSVVTPEFIRDARARYGLKDGEKLMLFVGRIGPEKRVVALLDAMLPVLKKHANVKMAFVGDGGDLHTLKHRVDHEKLHGRVMFPGFVTWKEIFAIYSIASLYVTASLSEVHPMTVIESLICGLPLVARRDDSYLDQIIEGENGHLVPSEEEMTRVVMDLIVDDERLLAYSKKSAAFASKFSAEGHTVAVESFYRRVIDAYPGRIS; encoded by the coding sequence ATGAAGGTCGCGATGTTCTCGGATTGCTATATCCCTATTATCAACGGCGTCGTCACCGCCATTGCGCAGCTCAAGGACGGTCTGGAAAAGCGCGGGCATGAAGTCCATGTCGTTACGGTCCGGTATCATGGGCATAAAGGGAAGGAGCCGAACGTGCTTCGTCTCCCGACGCTGCCGTTCTCCTTAGGAAAGCAAAGCTATGGATTAGGGCTCGATCTCTTCGGCATGGCGACGAGGCGGATGCGTTCCGTCGGCGTCGAGCTCATTCATTCGCACACGGAATTCCTGCTCGATGAGTCCGCGCGAAGCGCAGCACGGAAACTCGGCATACCGATAATCCATACGTTCCATACGATGTGGCATGACTATGTCCATTACATACCCGGCGGATTTTTGAACTACGAGCGCATCAAACGGATGTATAAAGTACGGCTCGCCCCCTGCGCGGCGATAATCGCGCCTTCGATAAAGGCGAAAAAGTACGTGCTCGATATCGTGCCGGACATGCCCATCGAGGTGATACCCAACGGCATCGATACGTCGAAGTTCCGTTCATCCGTGGTGACGCCCGAATTCATACGCGATGCCCGCGCGCGGTACGGGCTTAAGGACGGGGAAAAGCTCATGCTCTTCGTCGGGCGCATCGGTCCGGAAAAACGCGTCGTGGCGCTCCTCGATGCGATGCTGCCGGTGCTTAAGAAGCATGCGAACGTGAAGATGGCGTTCGTGGGCGACGGGGGCGATCTGCATACGCTCAAGCACCGTGTCGATCATGAAAAGCTCCACGGCCGTGTCATGTTCCCCGGCTTTGTGACCTGGAAGGAGATATTCGCCATCTATTCCATCGCTTCGCTCTACGTGACCGCTTCGCTTTCCGAAGTGCATCCGATGACCGTTATCGAAAGCCTCATCTGCGGGCTGCCGCTCGTCGCCCGTCGGGACGACAGCTATCTCGATCAGATAATCGAGGGAGAGAACGGTCATCTTGTTCCGAGCGAAGAGGAGATGACGCGCGTGGTCATGGACCTTATCGTTGATGACGAACGTCTTCTGGCATACTCGAAGAAAAGCGCGGCCTTTGCTTCGAAATTCTCGGCGGAGGGGCACACCGTCGCTGTTGAGTCGTTCTATCGCCGTGTCATCGATGCATATCCCGGACGGATATCGTAA
- a CDS encoding glycoside hydrolase family 36 protein, whose amino-acid sequence MKRKNGKPMNGDTSRHYDINWRDLVSAPAVELKFGTERKRFPLSANASPARRDLSFSNEHISLTGVWKNLDASGSALSLSLTNVSRQSLRITRLIFPAENGIDNFLKNFLPKNISFLRNGYQSWSTARSYRIKDRPLRPWLHIVSSISGNLSNLPSHTPGIFSSEMYSIIADSSNDAAFLVGQAGRFDQLFYIKLHLYPRTKKSHFEVIFDFGRKMLQPGQTVALDEIILAKGEKISLQQRYFDYIKRSMGYKPPKKSYTGWSSWYYYFNNITPEVIYKNLSIIKKFNIPLDIIQIDDGYMKIVGDWFALKPAFTGKMGELAGAIRSAGFTPGIWTAPFVADKTSDLARFYPEFLLRTEFGKPIVAGYNPTWPGKFYYSLDVTHPLVEDYITQVIRTYTKEWGFSYLKLDFMFAACVRGGNHMNLKLSRPEALKHGMELIKKAAGNSVTLSGCGMPLSPGIGLVDSMRVGPDTAPYWMEIAGSILQTAAMYGVRNSIRNTFVRCFMNKRLWVNDPDCLMLREHRTKLTRHERTSHVNAVLISGGSLFFSDNFEELPPRIIDRIPTILAVAAKCYRGETIPLDYMEKEIPEMIYNTSGYIGLFNFSSGERTFTISARGTAVLPPIKALKNVWTGDMEFPLSNGTIVPPRVKHHASQLYEIIPISR is encoded by the coding sequence ATGAAACGCAAGAACGGGAAACCGATGAACGGCGATACGTCACGCCATTATGACATCAACTGGCGCGATCTTGTTTCCGCGCCCGCCGTTGAACTGAAATTCGGCACCGAGCGCAAACGGTTCCCCCTCTCGGCGAACGCATCGCCCGCGCGCAGGGACCTGTCGTTCAGCAATGAGCATATCTCGCTTACCGGCGTCTGGAAGAACCTCGATGCTTCCGGGTCCGCGCTCTCGCTTTCTCTCACCAATGTCTCCCGCCAGTCCCTGCGGATAACACGGCTCATCTTTCCCGCGGAGAACGGCATCGATAATTTCCTTAAGAATTTCCTGCCGAAGAACATATCGTTCCTTCGTAACGGTTATCAGTCATGGTCCACGGCGAGGAGCTATCGCATCAAGGACAGGCCGCTTCGTCCCTGGCTCCATATCGTGTCGAGCATATCGGGCAACCTGTCCAATCTTCCGTCCCATACGCCGGGCATATTCTCAAGCGAGATGTACTCGATAATCGCAGATTCATCGAACGATGCGGCGTTCCTGGTGGGGCAGGCGGGGCGCTTCGATCAGCTCTTCTATATCAAGCTCCATCTGTACCCGCGAACGAAGAAAAGCCACTTCGAGGTCATATTCGACTTCGGGAGGAAGATGCTGCAGCCCGGGCAGACCGTTGCGCTCGATGAGATAATACTCGCGAAAGGGGAGAAGATATCCCTTCAGCAGCGGTATTTCGATTATATCAAAAGATCCATGGGATATAAGCCGCCGAAAAAAAGCTACACCGGATGGAGCAGCTGGTACTATTATTTCAATAATATCACGCCCGAGGTCATCTATAAGAACCTTTCCATCATCAAGAAGTTCAATATCCCTCTCGACATCATTCAGATAGACGACGGGTATATGAAGATTGTCGGAGACTGGTTCGCATTGAAGCCCGCGTTCACGGGGAAAATGGGCGAGCTTGCGGGGGCGATACGCTCGGCGGGATTCACGCCGGGTATATGGACGGCGCCGTTCGTTGCGGATAAGACATCCGACCTCGCGCGTTTCTATCCCGAATTCCTGCTCCGCACCGAATTCGGCAAACCCATAGTCGCCGGATATAATCCGACATGGCCGGGGAAATTCTATTACAGCCTCGATGTAACGCACCCCCTTGTCGAGGATTACATCACGCAGGTCATTCGCACCTATACGAAGGAGTGGGGGTTCTCGTACCTCAAACTCGATTTCATGTTCGCCGCATGCGTCCGCGGCGGGAATCACATGAACCTGAAGCTCTCGCGGCCGGAGGCGCTCAAGCACGGCATGGAGCTCATCAAAAAAGCCGCCGGCAATTCGGTCACCCTTTCCGGCTGCGGCATGCCGCTGTCGCCGGGCATAGGCCTTGTCGACTCGATGCGCGTGGGCCCCGATACCGCGCCGTATTGGATGGAGATAGCCGGTTCCATTCTGCAGACGGCCGCCATGTACGGGGTGCGCAATTCCATACGCAATACCTTCGTGCGCTGCTTCATGAACAAGCGGCTCTGGGTGAACGACCCCGACTGTCTCATGCTCCGCGAACATCGTACCAAGCTCACCCGGCATGAACGGACGAGCCATGTGAACGCGGTGCTCATTTCCGGCGGCTCGCTTTTCTTCAGCGATAATTTTGAGGAGCTGCCGCCGCGCATCATCGACAGGATACCCACGATACTTGCTGTCGCCGCGAAATGCTACCGCGGGGAGACGATACCGCTCGATTACATGGAAAAAGAGATACCGGAGATGATATATAACACGTCCGGCTATATCGGTCTCTTCAATTTCTCATCGGGCGAGCGTACGTTCACCATTTCCGCACGCGGCACCGCGGTGCTTCCTCCGATAAAGGCATTGAAGAACGTATGGACCGGCGATATGGAATTCCCATTGTCCAACGGCACGATAGTCCCGCCGCGCGTGAAGCATCATGCATCGCAGTTGTACGAGATAATACCGATTTCCCGATAG
- the nhaD gene encoding sodium:proton antiporter NhaD, translating to MIFVMIAIFIAGYTLIALEHTLKVNKAASALAAGILAWTVYVLWQPDKHEVILSLKEHFEGIAEILFFLLGAMTIVELIDAHGGFEVITSRIRTRNKRTLLWIIASITFFLSAVLDNLTTAIVMVSLVQKILSDRNDRLTFAGMIVIAANAGGAWSPIGDVTTTMLWIGGNITTLPTIQHNILPSIACLLVPLIAASFFVRGRIAANDAGVVSREKNVVFFLGLGVLLFTPVFKTVTHLPPFIGILFGLSVLWIATEIMHRGKDNESRKKFSVANALQRIDSASVLFFLGILLCVAALEANGSLAELSKFLSAAIGNDVIIISVIGLLSAVVDNVPLVAAVMGMYPLSLHGTDSFFWQFLTYCAGTGGSILIIGSAAGVAAMSIEKIDFFWYLKRIGALAFIGYIAGIAVFLIQMTLMHGQM from the coding sequence ATGATATTCGTAATGATCGCCATATTCATCGCCGGGTATACGCTCATCGCTCTCGAGCATACGCTGAAGGTGAACAAGGCTGCGAGCGCGCTTGCAGCGGGAATACTGGCATGGACAGTATACGTCCTCTGGCAGCCGGATAAACATGAGGTCATTCTCTCGCTCAAGGAGCATTTCGAGGGAATAGCAGAGATACTGTTCTTCCTGCTCGGGGCTATGACCATCGTCGAACTCATCGATGCACATGGCGGGTTCGAGGTCATCACAAGCCGTATCCGTACACGCAACAAACGAACGCTCCTTTGGATAATCGCGAGCATCACGTTCTTTCTCTCAGCGGTGCTCGACAATCTCACTACCGCCATCGTCATGGTCTCCCTCGTGCAGAAGATATTGTCCGACAGGAATGACCGGCTTACCTTCGCCGGCATGATAGTCATTGCGGCGAATGCCGGCGGGGCATGGTCCCCCATCGGCGACGTTACGACGACCATGCTCTGGATAGGCGGGAATATAACAACGCTGCCGACGATACAGCATAATATCCTCCCCTCGATCGCGTGTCTTCTCGTTCCACTCATAGCAGCATCGTTCTTTGTCCGCGGGCGTATCGCAGCGAACGATGCGGGCGTGGTCTCGCGCGAGAAGAACGTCGTGTTCTTCCTCGGCCTCGGGGTACTGCTTTTCACACCGGTGTTCAAAACGGTCACCCATCTTCCGCCGTTCATCGGCATCCTCTTCGGGCTCTCCGTCCTGTGGATAGCGACCGAAATAATGCATCGGGGGAAAGATAACGAATCGCGAAAGAAATTCTCGGTAGCCAATGCGCTTCAGCGGATAGACAGCGCGAGCGTCCTTTTCTTTCTCGGTATACTGCTCTGCGTAGCGGCGCTCGAAGCGAACGGCTCCCTTGCAGAACTGTCGAAATTCCTGTCGGCAGCGATAGGCAATGATGTTATCATCATCTCCGTCATCGGGCTGCTTTCAGCCGTCGTCGATAATGTACCGCTCGTGGCGGCGGTCATGGGGATGTACCCGCTTTCACTGCACGGCACGGACAGCTTTTTCTGGCAATTCCTCACCTACTGCGCGGGCACCGGGGGCAGTATCCTTATCATCGGATCGGCGGCAGGTGTGGCGGCGATGAGCATCGAGAAGATCGATTTTTTCTGGTATCTGAAAAGAATAGGCGCACTCGCGTTCATCGGCTATATCGCGGGGATAGCCGTTTTCCTGATTCAGATGACGCTCATGCATGGACAGATGTAA
- a CDS encoding type II toxin-antitoxin system PemK/MazF family toxin: MKGEVVVVNYPFTDHANAKKRPAFSIRKHGEDYTLLPITKQAHHDMRYTHKITNASFSNGYLAFDSYVRCDTIFTLHESLVDRAIGQIKQIDVDAVIEKVVDFIKN, encoded by the coding sequence GTGAAAGGTGAAGTTGTTGTTGTGAACTATCCGTTTACGGATCATGCAAATGCAAAAAAGCGCCCCGCGTTCTCGATAAGAAAGCACGGAGAGGATTATACTTTATTGCCGATCACGAAGCAGGCGCATCATGATATGCGTTACACCCATAAAATCACGAATGCGTCATTCAGCAACGGCTATCTTGCATTTGATTCGTATGTCCGTTGCGACACGATATTTACTCTCCATGAAAGCCTTGTCGATCGCGCAATCGGTCAAATAAAACAGATCGATGTGGATGCTGTCATAGAAAAAGTTGTCGATTTCATAAAGAACTAA
- a CDS encoding uroporphyrinogen decarboxylase family protein, which produces MTYKERTTIALRHEQPDRTPFHIDFTIPMREKMAHHFKDENFSDSIGNHLHYIRPAYDMTEVTPGIFRDEYGTIWDRTIDRDIGTVKNIVMNDTADLDKYVFPDPKKSGRFDHYDTAIRNHKDCFILARGGFSIFERAWMLRGMENLLCDMITNPAFVEELLDRITDTLFALIELAANHTIDGVMFGDDWGQQQGLIMGPNLWRKFIKPRIAKLYRKVKESDKKVFIHTCGDVGEIIPDLIEVGLDCLNPFQPEVFDVNKIKKQYGDTLSFFGGMSIQNILPFGTPEEVKAGTRKLIKEIGRSGGYICSPAHYVPGDVPVDNMLAMLDVLQNQ; this is translated from the coding sequence ATGACATATAAAGAAAGGACAACAATTGCATTACGACATGAACAACCCGACCGTACACCCTTCCATATCGATTTTACCATCCCGATGCGGGAGAAAATGGCGCATCATTTCAAAGATGAAAATTTCAGCGACAGCATCGGAAACCACTTGCATTACATACGCCCGGCGTATGACATGACTGAAGTGACGCCGGGCATCTTCCGGGATGAATACGGGACGATATGGGATCGCACTATTGATAGGGATATCGGCACGGTGAAAAATATCGTTATGAATGACACCGCAGATTTAGACAAATATGTTTTCCCTGATCCAAAAAAAAGCGGCAGATTTGATCATTACGACACGGCCATCCGCAACCACAAAGATTGTTTCATTCTGGCACGCGGAGGATTTAGCATTTTTGAGCGTGCCTGGATGTTGCGAGGAATGGAAAACCTGCTGTGCGACATGATAACAAATCCGGCATTCGTCGAGGAATTACTTGACAGGATCACCGATACACTTTTTGCCCTTATTGAGCTTGCCGCGAATCACACAATCGACGGAGTAATGTTCGGGGATGACTGGGGGCAGCAACAGGGACTAATCATGGGCCCAAATCTTTGGCGGAAGTTCATCAAACCAAGAATCGCAAAATTATACAGGAAAGTAAAGGAATCAGATAAAAAAGTATTTATCCACACCTGTGGAGATGTGGGAGAAATAATTCCTGATTTGATAGAAGTAGGGCTTGACTGTCTCAATCCATTCCAGCCTGAAGTATTTGATGTCAACAAAATTAAGAAGCAGTACGGCGATACGCTGTCTTTTTTCGGAGGAATGAGCATTCAAAATATTCTGCCATTCGGCACACCAGAGGAAGTGAAAGCGGGAACGAGGAAGTTAATCAAAGAAATAGGCCGTTCGGGGGGATATATTTGCTCTCCGGCCCATTATGTCCCTGGCGATGTGCCGGTAGATAACATGCTGGCAATGCTTGATGTCTTGCAGAATCAATAG
- a CDS encoding sugar-binding protein, whose product MRALTITLAILAIISTVSAKNLIKNSGFETGTEGYGIQRMVPADKEAVDTPLVRLIIDTNEKYQGRCSLRLDNSNGAAQKLMVQEVALEAGKKYTFSIWMKTSIPGTKVALDFRGVDGNYQYNGGGRSCLVTTDWANYSFSLTVPKGYRYYHLQLFFTGGALLWLDGLQIDEGNNTAYEPPPLEMGVSRTCARAYTFTASEPYPVQMVVRNNSTSSATAKVTYKVVDDYFGNTVKTGEETITVPAESTIEKMIANVSPLKRGSFVFTAELTSGGAVVDKSSFTYAVIDSVRTAELTDGISMCGQGFLSPYGMGYNDGQYYKLYGNSLNDWFDFLAESGVRQVRDWGGGGNHMLNWRRIEPAEGAYDWTIADRYLDEATKRGMKVVPCLGDWWCIQKPLDSWGQEYFPEWAKSRMIFSAGTYAPEAARGVLMCSTPPEELIDWQRFVKACVSRYKGRITHWEILNEPNVSITPEYYAAYLKMMNRIIKEADPNARVVGFCATGDLGGNMLKFLDVCFKLGTLDHCDAVSFHPYGAALDWTAPMSAEANNIAMRALVNKYGGEKKELWNTECFYLAKPVKNNMSAQSLMQGHELARRVLIDAATGVVRSFNLPNDYLFRWDLALNYFHSFGYLGGDLIPSRLFVIQNTLAREFTGVKFIKQVTTSGRNKLYLYERSAGPIAAAWSYDLDNKPSMIKLPNAGGKIRLIDIMGNTIAVPSGADVVMELNNTPFYIVPAGIDKQAFVALMDAASVRGKNALELFAQYTFRGATPSLAFEVKNTTPEDMTCFINAQVKGDALRLPAGGKEKTIPAFSAKTFYLPLEEKGSWSQANVSLQAMIGDNIIEVPAVIQSKMSASCTARTGSIVLDGTVNAAEWAGAASMILNRREQIIEGKADSWNGPDDFSGVVSATYDADALYVAMVVKKDGPRGERRDIESAWDGDAMELFIDTEPDSMLDTPTFTKNCFQILLGMPTKKFPGVFCVKRGMTDKQMNPANITSATATTAGGYGFEVRIPWSEINGGHLSGGGIIGFDVGIDNNVSDKRKWQMLWCGKNDNYNNRMNYGRLIMQ is encoded by the coding sequence ATGCGCGCACTGACTATCACATTGGCGATACTGGCAATCATTTCGACGGTGTCGGCGAAGAACTTGATAAAAAATTCCGGCTTCGAGACCGGAACGGAGGGTTACGGCATTCAGCGTATGGTGCCGGCAGACAAAGAAGCGGTTGATACGCCGCTCGTACGACTTATCATCGACACGAATGAAAAGTACCAGGGGCGATGCAGCTTGCGCCTTGACAATAGCAACGGCGCCGCCCAGAAGTTGATGGTTCAAGAAGTCGCGTTGGAGGCAGGTAAAAAGTATACGTTTTCCATTTGGATGAAGACGTCAATTCCTGGAACAAAAGTGGCGCTCGACTTTCGAGGAGTGGATGGCAATTATCAGTACAATGGTGGCGGGCGTAGCTGCCTTGTCACTACCGACTGGGCAAACTATTCATTCTCACTTACGGTACCGAAGGGATATCGTTATTACCATTTGCAGCTGTTCTTTACTGGCGGCGCACTCCTGTGGCTCGATGGGCTGCAGATCGACGAAGGGAATAATACTGCCTATGAACCGCCCCCACTTGAGATGGGAGTAAGTCGCACATGTGCCCGCGCCTACACGTTCACAGCGAGCGAACCATACCCCGTACAAATGGTCGTTCGTAACAATAGCACAAGTTCTGCCACAGCGAAGGTGACATACAAGGTCGTCGATGACTACTTTGGAAATACGGTTAAGACGGGTGAAGAAACGATCACCGTGCCTGCGGAATCAACCATAGAAAAAATGATCGCGAACGTCTCGCCGCTGAAACGCGGATCTTTTGTCTTTACTGCAGAGCTGACGAGCGGCGGTGCAGTGGTTGATAAAAGTTCTTTTACCTACGCAGTTATCGATTCTGTCCGTACTGCGGAATTGACCGATGGTATTTCAATGTGCGGGCAGGGATTCTTGAGTCCATATGGTATGGGCTACAATGACGGTCAGTATTACAAACTCTACGGTAATTCGCTTAATGACTGGTTTGACTTTTTGGCGGAGTCGGGGGTGCGTCAAGTTCGCGATTGGGGAGGCGGTGGTAATCATATGCTCAACTGGCGGCGAATCGAGCCAGCCGAAGGGGCATATGATTGGACTATAGCCGATCGGTATCTTGACGAGGCGACGAAGCGTGGCATGAAGGTAGTGCCGTGTCTCGGTGACTGGTGGTGTATACAAAAACCCCTGGATAGCTGGGGGCAAGAATATTTTCCCGAGTGGGCAAAGTCACGAATGATATTTTCCGCAGGTACATATGCTCCCGAAGCCGCCAGGGGGGTTCTTATGTGTTCGACGCCGCCGGAGGAGTTGATCGACTGGCAACGCTTTGTAAAGGCATGTGTATCGCGGTACAAAGGGCGCATCACGCATTGGGAGATATTGAATGAGCCGAACGTAAGCATTACTCCGGAGTACTACGCTGCTTATCTCAAGATGATGAACCGCATCATCAAGGAAGCGGACCCGAACGCCCGCGTGGTGGGGTTTTGCGCTACTGGCGATCTTGGCGGGAATATGCTGAAATTCCTCGATGTATGCTTCAAACTTGGCACTCTTGACCACTGCGATGCTGTGTCGTTCCATCCATATGGCGCTGCACTCGATTGGACGGCGCCCATGTCGGCAGAAGCAAACAATATTGCTATGAGGGCACTGGTCAATAAATATGGGGGCGAGAAAAAGGAGTTATGGAACACTGAGTGTTTCTATTTGGCAAAACCGGTGAAAAATAACATGAGTGCGCAATCGCTTATGCAGGGACATGAGCTCGCGCGGCGCGTTTTGATCGATGCGGCTACTGGCGTGGTAAGATCGTTTAATCTCCCAAACGACTATCTTTTTCGTTGGGACCTTGCCCTAAATTATTTCCACAGTTTCGGATACTTGGGCGGTGACCTTATTCCAAGCCGCCTCTTCGTTATACAGAATACCTTGGCTCGCGAGTTTACCGGTGTGAAATTTATCAAACAGGTGACCACTTCCGGCAGGAATAAATTGTATCTGTATGAACGTTCGGCAGGGCCAATCGCAGCGGCATGGAGTTATGACCTCGATAATAAACCGAGTATGATAAAGCTGCCGAACGCCGGTGGTAAAATACGGCTCATTGATATCATGGGCAATACGATAGCTGTTCCGTCTGGCGCGGATGTCGTTATGGAGCTCAACAATACGCCGTTCTATATCGTTCCTGCGGGAATAGATAAGCAAGCGTTCGTAGCACTTATGGATGCTGCCTCGGTGCGTGGAAAAAATGCGCTTGAACTTTTTGCACAATATACGTTTCGTGGTGCAACGCCGTCGCTCGCATTCGAAGTAAAGAACACTACCCCCGAGGATATGACCTGTTTTATCAACGCACAAGTAAAGGGGGACGCACTTCGCCTGCCGGCAGGCGGGAAAGAGAAAACAATACCGGCATTTTCGGCAAAGACGTTCTATCTACCGCTTGAAGAAAAGGGCAGCTGGTCCCAGGCGAACGTTTCGCTCCAGGCAATGATCGGTGACAACATTATCGAAGTTCCAGCGGTAATTCAGTCAAAAATGTCTGCATCGTGTACCGCGCGCACGGGATCAATCGTACTCGACGGCACTGTCAATGCAGCGGAATGGGCCGGAGCTGCATCAATGATTCTTAATCGGCGTGAACAAATAATAGAAGGCAAAGCCGATAGCTGGAATGGTCCGGATGATTTTTCCGGTGTTGTATCAGCGACCTATGATGCGGATGCACTTTATGTCGCTATGGTCGTTAAGAAAGATGGCCCGCGCGGCGAGCGGCGCGATATTGAATCAGCATGGGATGGTGATGCGATGGAGCTGTTTATTGATACAGAGCCCGATAGTATGCTCGATACGCCGACGTTCACGAAGAATTGTTTTCAGATTCTCCTCGGCATGCCAACTAAAAAATTCCCGGGTGTCTTCTGCGTAAAGCGCGGCATGACGGATAAACAGATGAATCCGGCGAATATAACATCGGCAACCGCTACGACCGCTGGTGGATACGGTTTTGAAGTGCGCATCCCATGGAGCGAGATAAACGGGGGGCATCTCTCTGGCGGCGGAATCATCGGTTTTGATGTTGGCATCGATAATAATGTGAGCGATAAGAGGAAATGGCAGATGCTCTGGTGCGGAAAAAACGACAACTATAATAACCGTATGAATTATGGTCGGCTTATCATGCAGTAA
- a CDS encoding GntR family transcriptional regulator: MIKSKPRRLAYLFVAEKIAEKVKAGRFAPHEKLPTERDLCDEYDVSHITVRRAMQHLADKGLLERKRGSGTFIAEKTTHARRDGYSADEIIAIVVPDIQHSFYGGICRSILSAAESRAKTAVIAAADANIEREGFLINKYIERGIKDIIVFPWRSDAKWYEDLPAQIRIVFVDAAPSSERIPCVTSDDEAGAFALTNYLLSLGHERILFIDGEPKATAHARCRGYSRAVGKANEMILAGSFQYERALSAMRRFLTATSDIPTAMIGCNDTCALGVIAALAERGIRVPDDVSVAGYGNTEPGRYADLTTVDQKTAGYGEMCFAALDTYREGARSISLTKPELIVRTTTAARRAVPPANGNGKSREIISSKIQEVSR, translated from the coding sequence ATGATAAAATCAAAACCTCGACGGCTTGCATATCTTTTTGTTGCCGAAAAGATCGCCGAAAAGGTAAAGGCAGGTCGTTTTGCCCCGCATGAGAAATTACCGACCGAACGGGATCTGTGCGACGAATACGACGTGTCCCACATCACCGTGCGGCGGGCCATGCAGCATCTTGCGGACAAGGGACTGCTGGAAAGGAAAAGAGGGTCGGGGACATTCATTGCCGAAAAAACAACCCACGCAAGACGTGACGGTTATTCCGCGGATGAAATAATCGCCATTGTGGTTCCGGACATTCAGCATTCATTCTACGGTGGTATTTGTAGATCGATACTATCAGCAGCGGAGTCACGGGCAAAAACGGCTGTCATTGCAGCTGCCGATGCCAATATCGAACGTGAAGGGTTTTTGATAAACAAGTATATTGAACGGGGGATCAAAGATATCATAGTTTTCCCCTGGCGCAGTGATGCGAAATGGTATGAAGATCTCCCCGCGCAGATCCGCATTGTTTTTGTCGACGCAGCCCCTTCGTCTGAACGCATCCCCTGCGTCACCTCGGACGATGAAGCGGGGGCATTTGCGCTGACGAACTATCTCCTTTCCCTGGGGCATGAACGGATATTGTTCATCGATGGAGAACCGAAAGCAACGGCGCATGCACGCTGCCGAGGTTATTCACGGGCAGTGGGAAAGGCGAATGAGATGATACTTGCCGGCTCATTCCAATATGAGCGGGCGTTAAGTGCAATGCGGCGCTTTCTCACCGCTACAAGCGATATTCCTACTGCGATGATCGGCTGCAACGACACCTGTGCACTCGGGGTCATTGCTGCACTTGCCGAGCGTGGTATTCGGGTGCCGGACGATGTATCGGTGGCCGGTTACGGCAACACCGAACCCGGCCGCTACGCGGATCTGACCACCGTTGATCAAAAGACCGCAGGATACGGCGAGATGTGTTTCGCCGCTCTCGACACCTACCGAGAAGGAGCGCGGAGCATTTCTCTGACCAAACCCGAGCTTATTGTAAGAACGACGACCGCCGCACGACGCGCTGTCCCCCCAGCAAACGGCAACGGTAAATCCCGGGAGATAATATCGTCAAAAATTCAGGAGGTGTCTCGATGA